A stretch of Bradyrhizobium sp. AZCC 2262 DNA encodes these proteins:
- a CDS encoding HK97 family phage prohead protease, with translation MVDAKTIWGYAVLWDTSTTIANEFREKFAKGSLTRSIAEDDVRMLLDHDSGRVVGRTSSGSLRLREDALGLRYEVDVNLDTPDGQSLAGTVGRRDVSGISPSFIVRAESWDDGGSRLPLRTITDARLVEISAVAWPAYPQTTAVMRSTTAAANDAAAKSRIAARREAMRKRGML, from the coding sequence TTGGTCGACGCTAAGACTATTTGGGGTTACGCCGTTCTGTGGGACACCAGCACAACCATCGCAAACGAATTCCGCGAGAAGTTCGCAAAGGGCTCCCTAACGCGCAGCATCGCAGAGGATGACGTGAGGATGCTACTCGACCACGACTCTGGCCGTGTCGTCGGGCGCACGTCCTCGGGGAGCCTTCGTTTGCGGGAAGATGCCCTCGGACTTCGATACGAGGTTGATGTCAATCTGGACACGCCGGATGGACAATCGCTTGCCGGAACCGTTGGCAGGCGAGATGTGTCCGGGATTTCGCCCTCGTTTATCGTGAGGGCGGAGAGTTGGGATGATGGTGGCAGCAGGTTGCCGCTCCGCACCATCACCGATGCGCGTCTGGTCGAAATAAGCGCTGTCGCGTGGCCTGCTTACCCGCAGACAACCGCCGTGATGCGTTCCACCACCGCCGCGGCCAACGACGCGGCAGCGAAAAGTCGGATAGCGGCCCGGCGTGAGGCAATGCGCAAGCGGGGGATGCTATGA
- a CDS encoding P27 family phage terminase small subunit, whose protein sequence is MTAKTPAHLRPATGKWWRSVNADFDLDPHHVRLLTLAAEAWDRGQQAREIIDAEGMTFIDRFGSPKPRPEVAIERDSRIGFARLLRELALDGVDGPEAPRAPRTPDYGNRR, encoded by the coding sequence GTGACCGCCAAAACACCCGCCCACCTTCGGCCGGCCACCGGCAAGTGGTGGCGCTCTGTAAACGCCGATTTCGACCTTGATCCGCATCATGTCCGATTACTCACGCTGGCCGCAGAGGCATGGGATCGTGGGCAGCAGGCGCGCGAGATCATCGACGCCGAGGGCATGACGTTCATCGACAGGTTCGGCAGCCCGAAACCTCGCCCAGAAGTCGCGATTGAGAGGGACTCCCGGATTGGATTCGCCCGGTTGCTGCGCGAGCTGGCGCTTGATGGCGTTGACGGGCCTGAGGCGCCGCGCGCGCCTCGCACACCCGATTATGGAAACCGCCGCTAG